The following proteins are co-located in the Microbulbifer sp. VAAF005 genome:
- the csrA gene encoding carbon storage regulator CsrA yields MLILKRRTGENLRIGSNVSVTVLEVKGNQVKIGIRAPKSLPVHREEIYIRVRKEVTQRNGSC; encoded by the coding sequence ATGTTGATCTTAAAGCGCCGTACAGGTGAAAACTTAAGGATAGGGAGTAATGTGTCAGTCACCGTATTGGAAGTTAAGGGTAATCAGGTGAAGATAGGAATACGTGCTCCAAAATCCTTACCCGTGCACCGTGAAGAAATATATATACGTGTCCGAAAGGAAGTAACACAGAGGAATGGAAGTTGTTGA
- the dnaB gene encoding replicative DNA helicase, with protein sequence MIDEYAAPEEEIHSEESSPLPHSVEAEQSVLGGLMLDPGRIDAVAEQLSEEDFFSASHRKIFAVMGELSNGEQPLDIVTLAEGLASRDLLGEVGGPAYLAELAENTPSAANIVAYAKIVRERSMLRQLIAAAGEISRTSFNPGGLASADLLQMAERRVAEIAEGRAKEGGFVGVDTLLKKTVERIDELFKTEGDITGISTGLTELDQRTSGWQPGELVILAARPSMGKTALALNFIESAMLCQESPTLVFSMEMPSDSLVMRMLSSIGRIDQGRIRNGKLQEEDWPKLSSAVQKMKGKSLYIDDTPALSPSEVRARTKRTVRDHINKLMRENPKLSREDAEAKSMPAMIMVDYLQLMQVKGSTEGRTQEISEISRSLKALAKEYECPVIALSQLNRGVEQRPNKRPMNSDLRESGAIEQDADVILFIYRDEYYNEDSPDKGMAELIIGKQRNGEIGTCRAAFVGKYTRFDNLAPEYYQGE encoded by the coding sequence ATGATCGACGAATACGCCGCCCCTGAAGAAGAGATCCACAGCGAAGAGAGTTCACCCCTACCGCATTCGGTAGAGGCGGAGCAGTCTGTGCTTGGCGGCCTGATGCTGGACCCGGGCCGTATTGATGCCGTTGCCGAACAGCTGAGTGAAGAGGATTTCTTCAGCGCCAGTCACCGCAAGATCTTTGCGGTTATGGGCGAGCTGAGTAATGGCGAACAGCCCCTGGATATCGTTACCCTCGCCGAAGGCCTCGCCAGCCGCGACCTGCTCGGTGAAGTGGGTGGCCCTGCCTACCTGGCGGAATTGGCCGAAAACACTCCCTCCGCAGCGAATATCGTCGCCTACGCCAAGATCGTGCGTGAGCGCTCCATGCTGCGCCAGCTGATCGCCGCTGCCGGTGAGATCAGCCGCACCAGTTTTAATCCCGGTGGTCTCGCTTCCGCCGACCTGCTGCAGATGGCCGAGCGCCGCGTGGCGGAAATCGCCGAGGGGCGCGCCAAAGAGGGCGGCTTTGTCGGCGTGGATACGCTGCTGAAAAAGACTGTCGAGCGCATCGATGAGCTGTTCAAGACCGAGGGTGATATCACCGGTATCAGTACCGGTCTTACCGAATTGGACCAGCGCACCTCCGGCTGGCAGCCGGGCGAACTGGTTATTCTCGCCGCGCGTCCCTCCATGGGTAAGACCGCGCTCGCATTGAATTTTATCGAGAGCGCCATGCTCTGCCAGGAGAGCCCGACGCTGGTCTTCAGTATGGAGATGCCCTCGGACAGCCTGGTGATGCGGATGTTGTCCTCTATTGGTCGTATCGACCAGGGGCGCATCAGGAACGGCAAGCTGCAGGAAGAGGATTGGCCCAAGCTGTCCAGCGCCGTGCAGAAGATGAAAGGCAAGTCCCTGTATATCGACGATACGCCGGCACTGAGTCCCAGCGAGGTGCGCGCACGTACCAAGCGCACGGTGCGCGATCACATCAACAAATTGATGCGCGAGAACCCCAAGTTAAGCCGCGAAGACGCTGAGGCCAAGAGTATGCCCGCCATGATTATGGTGGACTACTTGCAGCTGATGCAGGTGAAGGGGTCTACCGAGGGGCGTACCCAGGAGATCTCCGAAATCTCCCGCTCTCTCAAGGCGCTGGCGAAAGAATACGAATGCCCGGTGATTGCCCTGTCGCAGCTTAACCGGGGAGTAGAGCAGCGCCCCAACAAACGGCCGATGAACTCGGACCTGCGGGAATCCGGAGCGATCGAGCAGGATGCTGACGTGATCCTGTTTATCTACCGCGATGAATACTATAACGAGGACAGCCCGGATAAAGGGATGGCCGAGTTGATTATCGGCAAGCAGCGTAACGGTGAGATCGGCACCTGCCGCGCAGCGTTTGTAGGCAAATACACTCGCTTCGATAATCTGGCGCCGGAATACTACCAGGGCGAATAA
- the rplI gene encoding 50S ribosomal protein L9 — translation MEVILLDKVGKLGNVGDRVDVKAGFGRNFLLPTGKAIAATAANIAEFEAKRAELEAAAAAKLAEAESRATKLADLVVTIAANAGDEGKLFGSIGTRDIAEAISAGGVEVAKAEVKLPEGALREVGEYDVDVQLHSDVIAAVKVVIEAE, via the coding sequence ATGGAAGTTATTCTGCTCGATAAAGTAGGCAAACTGGGCAACGTGGGTGACCGCGTTGATGTTAAAGCCGGTTTTGGCCGCAATTTCCTGCTGCCGACTGGTAAGGCAATTGCTGCTACCGCCGCTAACATTGCTGAGTTCGAAGCTAAGCGCGCTGAACTGGAAGCCGCTGCTGCCGCTAAGCTGGCTGAAGCTGAGAGCCGCGCTACCAAGCTGGCCGACCTGGTTGTTACCATCGCTGCTAACGCTGGCGACGAAGGCAAGCTGTTCGGTTCTATCGGCACTCGCGACATCGCTGAAGCGATCTCTGCTGGTGGCGTTGAAGTAGCTAAAGCTGAAGTTAAGCTGCCGGAAGGCGCGCTGCGCGAAGTGGGCGAGTACGACGTAGACGTACAGCTGCACTCCGACGTAATTGCTGCAGTTAAAGTCGTTATCGAAGCCGAGTAA
- the rpsR gene encoding 30S ribosomal protein S18, with amino-acid sequence MARFFRRRKFCRFTAEGVKRIDYKDLDTLKAYISETGKIVPSRITGTKAKYQRQLASAVKRARYLALLPYTDSHEA; translated from the coding sequence ATGGCACGTTTTTTCCGTCGTCGCAAGTTCTGCCGTTTCACCGCTGAAGGTGTTAAGCGTATCGACTACAAAGATCTCGATACCCTGAAAGCCTACATCTCCGAGACTGGCAAAATTGTTCCTAGCCGTATCACCGGTACCAAAGCCAAGTATCAGCGTCAGCTGGCCTCTGCGGTCAAGCGCGCTCGCTACCTGGCCCTGCTGCCGTACACGGACAGCCACGAAGCCTAA
- the rpsF gene encoding 30S ribosomal protein S6 has product MRHYEIVFLVHPDQSEQVPGMVERYTASIKESGGQVHRLEDWGRRRLAYPINKIHKAHYILMNVECSEEALEELTTNFRYNDAVIRNLVIREDEAITEESPIMKAEKESRERKAARAERTERRERAGEEKASSDAAEASSDNAESEE; this is encoded by the coding sequence ATGCGTCATTACGAAATTGTATTCCTGGTTCACCCGGACCAGAGCGAGCAGGTACCTGGCATGGTGGAGCGCTACACTGCGTCCATCAAGGAGAGCGGTGGACAGGTTCACCGTCTGGAAGACTGGGGCCGTCGCCGTCTGGCTTACCCGATCAACAAGATCCACAAGGCTCACTACATTCTGATGAACGTAGAATGTTCTGAAGAAGCCCTTGAGGAACTGACTACCAACTTCCGTTACAACGATGCGGTTATCCGTAATCTGGTAATTCGTGAAGACGAGGCGATCACTGAAGAGAGCCCGATCATGAAAGCGGAAAAAGAAAGCCGTGAGCGCAAAGCTGCCCGTGCAGAGCGCACCGAGCGTCGCGAGCGCGCCGGAGAAGAGAAAGCTTCTTCCGACGCTGCAGAAGCTTCTTCCGATAACGCTGAAAGCGAAGAGTAA
- a CDS encoding alpha/beta fold hydrolase, with the protein MPQQTHQLEFGAFQVPVTTVHNGEGPLVLVLPAMGVPANRYRLLLEELQKLGYSTAISELPGTGESLPRPHRNADYGYNDLVFSFIPQLIQLLEQQFPQGPTLILGHSIGGQTSTLAARAGLTGNAKVVSIASGHVDHRSWSGLHKYAILLFASIASVTSSLLGYFPGARMGFGWREARRLMKDWARSIFSGRFAPEDRFGQMEKTSQPTLHIALDGDPFAPIQAARKLAAIVGGETREMQPTYPKGNPHLSWIKNPAPVVEAVQQWLHKDPALN; encoded by the coding sequence ATGCCCCAACAAACCCACCAATTAGAATTTGGCGCCTTCCAGGTACCAGTAACCACAGTACACAACGGCGAAGGCCCCCTGGTATTGGTACTTCCCGCGATGGGCGTACCGGCCAACCGCTACCGCCTGCTCTTGGAAGAATTGCAAAAGCTCGGTTACAGCACCGCTATCAGCGAACTGCCCGGCACCGGGGAGAGCCTGCCGCGCCCCCACCGAAATGCAGACTACGGTTACAACGATCTGGTGTTTTCATTTATCCCACAGTTAATCCAACTGCTGGAACAGCAATTCCCCCAGGGGCCAACACTGATTCTCGGCCACAGTATCGGCGGCCAAACCAGTACGCTGGCGGCCCGCGCCGGCCTCACCGGTAACGCCAAGGTTGTCAGTATCGCCTCCGGCCATGTGGACCACCGCAGCTGGAGTGGCCTGCACAAGTACGCCATCCTGCTCTTCGCCTCAATTGCCAGTGTGACCTCAAGCCTGCTGGGTTATTTCCCCGGTGCGCGCATGGGATTCGGCTGGCGCGAAGCCCGCAGACTGATGAAAGACTGGGCACGATCCATATTTAGCGGCCGCTTTGCACCGGAGGATCGCTTTGGGCAAATGGAAAAGACAAGCCAGCCCACCCTGCATATTGCGCTGGACGGCGACCCCTTCGCCCCTATCCAGGCCGCCCGCAAATTAGCGGCAATCGTCGGCGGTGAAACCCGGGAGATGCAACCTACCTACCCCAAAGGCAATCCTCACCTCAGCTGGATCAAGAATCCCGCCCCCGTAGTTGAGGCGGTACAGCAGTGGCTACATAAAGATCCCGCTCTCAACTGA
- a CDS encoding isocitrate lyase/phosphoenolpyruvate mutase family protein, whose amino-acid sequence MNNSPFNTFIKLHQTDSPLILPNAWDAASALICQNTGVQAVGTSSAAVAWSLGYADGGTLPVEEHLSAIARIARVTSLPLSVDIEGGYSQNPKQVAELACNMVALGVAGINIEDGNDTPESLGEKISAIRQALNGRPLFINARTDVYLNALASGDKAVNMCAERLELYQSAGADCGFVPGLSSIEEARSLAAGIDLPINIMLLPDMAPLSDFSAAGIKRFSTGPALFQSVYGHLSESLKPLTVVKSDNGLFGNALDYGTLNSAFVESI is encoded by the coding sequence ATGAACAACAGCCCATTCAATACCTTCATCAAGTTGCACCAAACTGACTCCCCATTGATCCTGCCAAATGCGTGGGATGCTGCCAGCGCTTTAATCTGCCAAAACACAGGCGTCCAAGCAGTGGGCACCAGCAGTGCCGCCGTCGCCTGGTCGCTGGGTTATGCCGACGGCGGTACCCTGCCAGTTGAGGAACACTTAAGCGCTATCGCACGAATTGCCCGGGTAACCTCTTTACCTCTGAGTGTGGATATTGAAGGTGGATATTCCCAAAATCCCAAACAGGTAGCTGAGCTGGCCTGTAACATGGTTGCGCTGGGCGTTGCAGGCATCAATATTGAAGATGGTAATGACACCCCCGAATCTCTTGGCGAAAAAATCAGCGCTATTCGCCAAGCGCTTAACGGCCGCCCGCTTTTTATTAATGCCCGTACCGATGTTTATCTCAATGCACTCGCCAGCGGTGATAAAGCGGTAAATATGTGTGCAGAGAGGTTAGAGCTTTATCAGAGTGCCGGTGCTGACTGCGGCTTTGTGCCTGGGCTCTCTTCCATTGAGGAGGCAAGGAGTTTGGCAGCGGGTATCGACCTGCCAATCAATATTATGCTGCTTCCGGATATGGCCCCTCTATCGGATTTTTCTGCCGCAGGTATAAAACGTTTTAGTACCGGACCGGCTTTATTCCAGTCTGTCTACGGGCACTTAAGCGAATCATTAAAGCCGCTGACAGTGGTTAAAAGTGATAACGGTTTGTTTGGCAATGCGCTGGACTACGGTACATTGAATTCTGCATTTGTTGAGAGTATTTAG
- the rlmB gene encoding 23S rRNA (guanosine(2251)-2'-O)-methyltransferase RlmB — MSQEVIYGLHAVQALLKGSPQNVSELLLLRGRKDQRLQKIIQQAEKNDIAVRFIDRRALDDKVEDGANHQGVVAICSGKTKVHDEKFLFDLLKKLDQRGEAPFLLVLDGVTDPHNLGACLRSAEAAGVHAVIAPKDKSAGLTPTARKVACGAAEVLPFVTVTNLARALQQLQQAGVWIYGAAGEATQDVYQSQLTGPLALVMGAEGSGLRRLTREHCDHLIKIPMAGEVSSLNVSVATGVCLFEAVRQRNG; from the coding sequence TTGAGTCAGGAAGTTATCTATGGCCTGCACGCGGTGCAGGCCCTCCTAAAAGGTTCTCCGCAGAATGTATCGGAGCTTCTGCTACTGCGTGGACGCAAGGACCAGCGCCTGCAAAAAATAATTCAGCAGGCAGAAAAAAATGATATTGCCGTGCGCTTTATTGACCGGCGAGCGCTGGATGACAAAGTAGAGGATGGCGCTAATCACCAGGGTGTCGTTGCTATCTGTTCTGGCAAAACAAAGGTACACGATGAAAAATTCCTGTTCGACCTGCTGAAAAAACTGGATCAGCGGGGGGAAGCACCTTTCTTATTAGTGCTGGATGGAGTGACTGATCCCCACAACCTGGGTGCCTGCCTGCGCTCGGCAGAGGCTGCCGGAGTACATGCGGTGATTGCGCCGAAAGATAAATCCGCCGGGCTGACACCAACAGCCCGCAAGGTGGCCTGCGGCGCTGCCGAAGTATTACCCTTTGTTACCGTGACTAACCTGGCTCGCGCACTGCAGCAGCTGCAGCAGGCGGGAGTGTGGATATATGGTGCAGCCGGTGAGGCGACACAGGATGTATACCAAAGCCAATTAACCGGCCCCCTGGCGCTGGTTATGGGTGCCGAGGGCAGCGGCTTGCGGCGCTTAACCCGGGAACACTGCGATCACCTGATTAAAATTCCTATGGCGGGAGAGGTCAGCAGCTTGAATGTTTCTGTTGCCACGGGTGTTTGCCTGTTCGAGGCTGTGCGTCAGCGCAACGGCTAA
- the rnr gene encoding ribonuclease R, producing the protein MTQKNTSDPFNIDPHAQREAEKYEKPVPSREYLLQVLEKQAEPVPWEAVADLLEITDEDRREGVRRRLIAMSRDGQIASNRAGDFGVLDKMSLIRGRVMGHRDGFGFVIPSDGGTDLFLSHRQMRKVFDGDEVLVRETPGGFRGKREGAVVRVIKHNTEQLAGRLYRENGICFVRPDNPRINLDIMVASEDTAGADHGQYVVVKIVTQPGRDKVPQGEVSEVLGDHLAPGMEIDVAIRNYGIPHTWPSALTAEVNEIADEVLEDHKKSRVDLRQLPLVTIDGEDARDFDDAVYCELLPDGNWKLLVAIADVSHYVRPGSALDEEAHGRGNSVYFPDFVVPMLPEKLSNGLCSLNPDVDRLCMVCEMHITRSGEIQDYRFFEAVMRSHARLTYTQVGQILDERDNRDSGARKQFATLTPHLDNLHDLYLALRQARERRGAIDFETTETRIIFDAQRKIERIIPVVRNDAHKLIEECMLAANVSAASLMELSELPALYRVHDAPKEEKLSNLREYLGELGLRLPGGGEPQPKDFQDLMEQIEGRADAHIIQVMLLRSMNQAVYQPENRGHFGLDYPAYAHFTSPIRRYPDLLLHRALRWLIRNGSANPAAVVKKVYSVPGAKPIAREQILPYDMPAMLQLGEQCSLTERRADDATRDVLSWLKCEYLQDHVGETYSGVISAVTGFGLFVELDELYVEGLIHVTALPKDYYRFEQAHQRLIGERSGKRYHLGDSVTVQVARVDLEERKVDFTLNELVPRAKRESKKKKESTRVSARAMEMAVEHQLERERRGRDKKEKPSNTSANPWAKHTETTAKSSPFRKRKVGSDEAVPVEASVEAPVAKPEKEPLNRRGEGGQSEDAQPKRKIKKRTPTRKGGKRPAVAARKAAQKAENAKTRSGKLKKKKKVSSSSKKKK; encoded by the coding sequence TTGACTCAAAAAAATACCTCAGACCCCTTCAATATTGACCCTCATGCCCAGCGCGAGGCAGAGAAATATGAAAAGCCCGTGCCCAGTCGGGAGTACTTGTTACAAGTCCTTGAGAAGCAGGCGGAACCTGTGCCCTGGGAAGCGGTGGCCGATTTACTGGAAATAACCGATGAGGATCGCCGCGAAGGGGTGCGGCGCCGTTTGATCGCCATGTCCCGGGATGGGCAGATTGCCAGCAACCGTGCCGGTGATTTTGGTGTTCTGGATAAAATGAGCCTGATACGCGGCCGGGTTATGGGGCACCGGGACGGTTTTGGTTTTGTTATCCCCAGCGATGGCGGCACCGATCTTTTTTTATCCCACCGACAGATGCGCAAAGTCTTTGATGGTGACGAAGTATTAGTGCGGGAAACGCCCGGAGGTTTTCGCGGTAAACGCGAGGGCGCTGTTGTTCGGGTGATCAAGCACAATACCGAGCAGCTGGCTGGGCGTCTGTACCGGGAAAATGGTATTTGTTTTGTGCGCCCGGACAATCCCCGTATTAACCTGGATATTATGGTGGCCTCTGAGGATACCGCCGGAGCCGATCACGGCCAGTATGTCGTAGTAAAAATTGTTACCCAACCGGGCCGGGATAAAGTGCCGCAAGGTGAGGTTAGCGAAGTTCTCGGTGACCACCTTGCCCCGGGTATGGAGATTGACGTTGCGATTCGCAATTACGGAATTCCCCACACCTGGCCCAGTGCACTGACGGCCGAGGTCAATGAAATTGCCGATGAAGTGCTTGAGGACCACAAGAAATCCCGGGTGGATCTTCGCCAGTTACCATTGGTTACTATCGATGGTGAAGACGCGCGGGATTTTGATGATGCGGTCTACTGTGAACTTTTACCCGATGGCAATTGGAAATTGCTGGTGGCCATTGCCGACGTTTCCCACTATGTACGTCCGGGTAGTGCGCTGGATGAGGAAGCGCACGGCCGTGGAAACTCGGTTTATTTTCCGGATTTCGTTGTACCCATGCTGCCGGAGAAATTGTCCAACGGCCTTTGCTCCCTGAACCCCGATGTCGATCGGCTGTGTATGGTCTGCGAAATGCACATCACCCGAAGCGGTGAAATTCAGGATTACCGTTTCTTTGAGGCGGTTATGCGCAGCCACGCGCGCCTGACTTATACCCAGGTAGGGCAAATACTCGATGAGCGGGATAACCGCGACAGTGGTGCCCGCAAGCAATTTGCGACCCTCACCCCACACCTGGACAATCTCCACGACCTCTACCTGGCGTTGCGCCAAGCGCGGGAGCGCCGGGGTGCTATTGATTTTGAGACGACTGAGACCCGGATAATATTTGACGCCCAACGAAAAATTGAGCGGATTATTCCGGTGGTGCGCAACGATGCTCACAAGCTGATCGAAGAGTGTATGCTCGCGGCCAATGTCAGCGCGGCGAGTCTGATGGAGCTATCGGAACTGCCCGCACTCTACCGGGTACACGATGCGCCCAAAGAGGAAAAACTCAGTAATTTGCGCGAATACCTGGGTGAATTGGGATTGCGCCTTCCCGGTGGTGGTGAGCCCCAGCCCAAAGATTTCCAGGACCTGATGGAGCAGATTGAGGGCCGTGCAGATGCGCATATTATTCAGGTGATGCTGCTGCGTTCTATGAACCAGGCGGTTTACCAGCCGGAGAATCGCGGACACTTCGGTTTGGATTACCCGGCCTATGCCCATTTCACCTCCCCGATTCGCCGCTATCCGGATTTGCTCCTGCACCGGGCGCTGCGCTGGTTGATACGCAACGGCAGCGCCAACCCAGCTGCGGTAGTAAAAAAAGTTTACTCTGTGCCCGGCGCCAAACCGATTGCTCGAGAGCAGATTTTACCCTACGACATGCCGGCCATGTTGCAACTTGGGGAGCAGTGTTCGCTGACCGAGCGGCGCGCCGATGATGCGACCCGGGATGTGCTTAGCTGGCTAAAATGTGAATACCTGCAGGACCATGTGGGCGAAACCTATTCCGGTGTTATCAGTGCGGTAACCGGCTTTGGGTTATTTGTGGAGTTGGATGAACTCTACGTGGAGGGCCTGATTCATGTCACTGCCCTGCCCAAAGACTATTATCGTTTTGAGCAGGCGCACCAGCGTCTTATCGGGGAGCGCAGTGGCAAGCGTTACCATTTGGGTGATTCTGTCACCGTGCAGGTTGCACGGGTGGATCTCGAAGAGCGCAAGGTGGATTTCACCTTGAATGAACTGGTCCCACGCGCAAAGCGTGAGTCGAAGAAAAAGAAAGAGAGTACGCGGGTGAGTGCCCGCGCTATGGAAATGGCAGTAGAACATCAGTTGGAACGCGAGCGCCGGGGCCGCGATAAAAAAGAAAAACCCAGCAATACCAGTGCTAACCCCTGGGCCAAGCATACCGAAACCACAGCCAAGTCCTCGCCTTTCCGCAAGCGCAAGGTGGGATCAGATGAGGCTGTGCCAGTAGAGGCCAGTGTTGAAGCCCCTGTAGCAAAACCGGAAAAAGAGCCGCTCAATAGGCGAGGTGAAGGCGGGCAAAGCGAAGATGCCCAGCCCAAACGCAAGATTAAAAAGCGTACCCCGACACGCAAAGGCGGAAAGCGGCCTGCAGTGGCTGCCCGTAAAGCCGCGCAAAAGGCTGAAAACGCCAAAACCCGTTCGGGTAAGTTAAAAAAGAAGAAAAAGGTTTCTTCTAGCAGTAAAAAGAAAAAGTGA